In one window of Synechococcus sp. M16CYN DNA:
- the speE gene encoding polyamine aminopropyltransferase yields MFSAKFLGFQTEAGKAHSSADGWIDEYHQGVRYGLAGKVIAEDTSPFQHITVIRSERYGRGLLLDGCWMTAEGQERYYHEPLVHPALCGAVNVERVLVVGGGDGGTARECLRHQDVKHLDLVEIDGRVVELSREHLSSIGSFAWSDPRLHLTVNDGVLWVANAPADSYDVVLVDGSDAAGPAEGLFSKQFLEHCRRILRPGGIFATQSESPEAFRAVHCAVVNLLRDIFDHADPLYGWVPIYPSGWWSWTFAAMESPRYREPNAQRSKAIADACDVWSPGWQRGAFAAVPAFIARQLDQ; encoded by the coding sequence ATGTTCAGTGCCAAATTTTTAGGATTCCAAACTGAAGCAGGTAAAGCGCACAGCAGCGCGGATGGCTGGATCGATGAATACCATCAAGGCGTTCGTTACGGGCTCGCTGGTAAGGTGATAGCAGAAGACACCAGCCCATTTCAGCACATCACGGTGATTCGCAGCGAGCGCTATGGGCGAGGGCTCTTGCTCGATGGCTGCTGGATGACGGCAGAAGGACAAGAGCGCTACTACCACGAACCATTGGTTCATCCAGCCCTTTGTGGGGCAGTAAATGTGGAACGAGTATTAGTGGTCGGTGGCGGCGATGGTGGCACAGCGCGCGAATGCCTACGCCATCAAGATGTTAAACATCTGGACTTAGTGGAAATCGATGGTCGTGTTGTGGAATTAAGCCGCGAGCACCTCTCGAGCATTGGCAGCTTTGCCTGGAGCGATCCTCGCCTCCACCTTACAGTGAACGACGGAGTCCTATGGGTAGCTAATGCTCCAGCGGACAGCTACGACGTGGTGCTCGTGGATGGTTCAGATGCCGCAGGACCAGCAGAAGGATTGTTTAGTAAGCAATTCCTCGAGCATTGCCGCCGAATTCTCAGACCTGGAGGCATCTTCGCCACCCAAAGCGAGTCGCCGGAAGCCTTTCGGGCTGTTCACTGCGCCGTGGTGAACCTGTTGAGGGATATTTTTGACCACGCTGATCCTTTGTATGGCTGGGTGCCAATTTACCCAAGTGGTTGGTGGAGCTGGACATTCGCCGCTATGGAGAGTCCTAGATACCGAGAACCCAATGCCCAACGATCCAAAGCCATTGCTGATGCTTGCGACGTGTGGAGTCCCGGTTGGCAACGAGGAGCCTTTGCTGCTGTTCCAGCATTCATTGCAAGGCAACTGGACCAATGA
- the speB gene encoding agmatinase yields the protein MTKLFNTDGTIYMGSQRDPKGCSVGLFGVPYDGTASFRPGTRFGPAAIREVSNGIETYCPQLDRDLDDFCFADLGSVNISFGAPEPVIDTVKQATETVLDLGLKPLMLGGEHSISSGAVAAIARRHPDLVLIQLDAHADLRHEWLGSRYSHACAMRRCLEILPSGNLFQLAIRSGTRKEFEELRSSGRFTRTAEDLRQRLAPFHGNPIYITVDLDWFDPAIAPGTGTPEPGGCFWSDFADCVSRLRGHRLVGADVVELAPHLDSSGVSALLAAKVTRSLLMLLGANNLADTIGA from the coding sequence ATGACCAAACTATTCAACACCGACGGGACTATTTACATGGGGTCTCAACGTGACCCCAAAGGTTGCTCTGTTGGCTTGTTCGGTGTGCCTTACGACGGTACGGCCTCGTTCCGCCCCGGTACCCGGTTCGGCCCGGCCGCTATTCGAGAAGTCAGCAACGGAATCGAGACATATTGTCCACAGCTCGATCGAGATCTCGATGATTTTTGCTTCGCAGACCTTGGGTCTGTGAATATCTCGTTTGGAGCCCCAGAACCCGTCATAGATACAGTTAAGCAGGCCACCGAAACAGTTCTTGATTTGGGTCTCAAACCCTTGATGCTGGGTGGTGAGCACTCAATCAGCTCCGGAGCCGTCGCGGCTATAGCGAGACGGCACCCAGATTTGGTGCTAATCCAATTAGATGCCCACGCTGATTTGCGCCATGAGTGGCTTGGCTCTCGTTACAGCCATGCATGTGCCATGCGCCGTTGCCTGGAAATCTTGCCCAGTGGCAACCTCTTTCAACTCGCCATCCGCAGTGGCACAAGAAAAGAATTTGAAGAGTTGCGAAGTAGCGGTCGCTTCACACGGACTGCAGAAGATCTGCGCCAGAGGCTTGCCCCCTTCCACGGCAATCCGATCTACATCACTGTCGATTTGGACTGGTTCGACCCAGCTATAGCCCCGGGGACTGGGACTCCAGAACCGGGCGGTTGTTTTTGGTCTGATTTCGCAGACTGCGTTAGTCGACTCCGAGGGCATCGGTTAGTAGGAGCAGACGTGGTTGAACTTGCGCCTCATCTGGACAGCAGCGGTGTCAGTGCCCTGTTGGCTGCAAAAGTGACACGTAGTTTGCTAATGCTACTTGGAGCTAACAATTTAGCGGATACAATCGGAGCTTAG